A region of the Apium graveolens cultivar Ventura chromosome 6, ASM990537v1, whole genome shotgun sequence genome:
ATTTCAACAACAATATTTTCTTTAATAttgttttttaatttaatatgaattgaaaattttaaaatcttaTCATTGGTTTGAATTGAATTTGATAGTGAGTTTTGGTTGAAAAGAGTTATTGGTTTGTTATTAATAATTATAAGATTATTATTTCCTTAAATAGTAGTACCGATGTTAGCTTTGGAAAAGAACACTGACTTGGTAAGAAAAATAAGAAGGtaacgtgttttaagtgcaaAAGGTAATTGGTTAGTTATTAATaatcataatattattattatattatattttattaaatagacTTGCTCGGGATAATTTTGAAAAAAGAGGTGTTTCAGTTATGGTTTTGTAGTTGGTAAAGGTAATTGATTagttataatttaaaaataataatcaaatttatgaaaaatatataaGGAGAATTAGGACCGTTCCAAAACTTTCAATTtccgtctttaatataatagtctagtatagtatatatatatatagggtcttaCTCAAATGAGAACCTTATTATTGTGAGATATGAGAACCAATTTTAACCactcatttttaaattttatgttaatCTTCACCACacattaatttaaatatttaaaatttttatcatCATCTTCTTTCTAATTTTACCACCTGCCACCTCTGACTTACTATGATCACCATTTCCGACCACTACCAACTCCGACAACCACCGGAAAATCACCACCAACAAACATAAAATCACCACCGTCAAATCAAAAATCATCACCACCAGAAAATGAAAAATCACCGCAAGAAAACGAAAAATCACCACCGTCAACCGAAAATCACTATACTCGACCTCTATTTCTTCCAATCAGATCCGACCAATAGCTCAGTTCATTAACTCCGATCAATAAAATCATAACAAAAATCACCAACACTACAAAATATATTATAACCACCACAGAAAAATCAATATCACATATTCATCAATTCTGGCCTCACCCACCTTTTTCACCATTTCCGGCCAACCACAAGCTCTTAAAAAAATCACCATATATGAATATAAACAAACTCCAGGAAAACGAAAATCACTAACTTAGAATTAGTTACAATCAGAGATTGAACTATAGACATAAATCGCGTTACAACGGAATATGAAATCGACGTCGAAGAATGAACCAATTCCGACTCGATTGTCTGATAAATCGACGGTACCATGGTCGATTCATATTGAGATGGACTAAATATATAAGATCTAATAACGTCCTTTAGGTTGCAAAAAGCTTTGTAAAACAGAAATTAAGACATAGAAATTTTGCGGGATGAAGGAGAGAGAGGGGGGCAACGAAACTTATGTGTGGATGGGTGTAGATGTGTGTATATAGGTTGTATCTTGTATGTATAGTATAGAGAAAGAGGGGATAAAATGGGTGAGAGATTAGAGGGCTACAAGGGTGTGGGTGGGTGTGGGGGTGAGTGGGTGggtgaaaataaaataaatataaattgaGTTGTTAAGATTTAATCTAAAAATAAAAAGTGTGCCTGTGATTAGATCTTAATTCTCACATAATAGTGGGGTTCTCATCATTTGAGTAacttcttatatatatatatatatcacaattCTGTACCTCTATGTCTTTCGAAAATTGGAACTACTAGTTCTCTGTGGTGCATCATAACTTGAAACTACTAGTCCTCTCTAAGTGTCATAACTTGGACCTCCTGTACCTTTCTGCTCATCATAGTTGGAACCGCTTTGTGTATCAATATTGATCTTGACAGGAGCCACCCCAGATTTTTTACTGGCATTTGGAGTACCCCCACTAGCAGGTGCAAGTGCAACAGGTATGGTTGCAGCAGGAAGAGATGAAGTAGGTACTGATGTCGCAGATCCAGCAGTTACGCCACTACTCCCACCAGGAATTGGACCATGTATCTGAAACAAACAACATATCACCGTCAAACATGAAGTCATAAAGGAAAGGAGGAAACTATTAATGGCATGGGAATTAATAATTCAATTACATGCCTTATAGATCAGTTCTATTCTTCTCAACAGTTGACAACTTGACAATTTATTTCCCCTTGACAATTCACATAAATCAAGTGGGTCATTATTAATAAATCAAATATCAATTACTTTGTTTATCTAGATCTGGATCCATATAGACGAGGTTAAAAAATGGATGTACATGAGTCCAGAGACTACGTGCctactaattttttttattatgttTATACTTTGTTTTAATAAAGAGATTGTGACTCGGAGAAAAAAACAGAGTAGAATTTGACCGACTATCATTAATTCCTTAATATAACTAAAAAGATTTCAACTTGTGGGAAAGGAGAAAACAGTACCGGTATCAACAAATATCTTCATATTCATCAGATCTCGGACGCGAGCATTATTTAAAATGAGTATACCTTCTAATGGTATCACATCTGAAGGGTGACCTGCTCAAAATTTTATAGCAATGGTTTCTTATGGCAGTCTATAAAAAGATTAATATACTTGAATTTTCATCTATATAAAAAGTGAGAATTATATTAGGAAATTGTTAATATCTACATTCCCAATAAAAATTGtaaacaaatttcaaaagtaaAATTCCTCTGATTATATTGTTAAGCATATCTCAACTCTACCTTTTACCTTTCTTGGCTTAACTGTTGTCCAAGCTAAAAATATATCAAGATGGAAAGCAGAAAGTAAAGGCCTTCAGGTAACTTGGTGATTTATCCACGAAGTTGTGAGCGATCATTCAAGTGGTCAACTATGTACCAAACATAGCTTAAGCATTAAATTGTTCACAGCATCATCAGAGAACAGACAATTAGGCTTATGAATCTGTAAATTTAGAACTAATGAACAAATTATTCGAGTATTAAAATCGACAAAACCTAAACACAATTGAAATCGAAAGCTTCAAAAATCAATCCAATacataaccatacatatataaccCAATGAAAACAATTGTAAGATGATAGGATTACCTGAAACTCAATAAATTGGAAGACAAAACGAGGCTTGATTTTCCGGTTCCAACATCTCCCAAAAGCACCTGAATACAACTGGAGATTTTAGAAAGGCACGCTAATTTCATAAATCATAAATTTATGGGGACTATGCACCGAGAAAAATGACATGAAAATAGCTATAGAAAAAATAACAGTCTAATTAATATGGGCAAACATAGCTCAAAGTTTGACTCTGATCGTTGTTAGAGGAGAAGGACCTTCCTGAGATGATCGGCAGTGAGATCGGAATGATAACTGCTGTCACATAAATCTAGGAATTTTTGTGGCTTACTCTAGAAATCTAAGAATTAACCATATGACAGTATATGTAAGTTTAATCAGAAATGAATATAATGTCTCGATCCGCAGGACAAAAGTTAAAATTAAAATCTAAAATCACCAAAGTGAGTGATTGAATGAGTTCATATCCACTTTCCATATTCCTTAATTGCTATACAAATACAACAGGtcatataaaaatatatgtagCACATCATCACTCACAGTAGATATCTTATGCACATGTAGTTGGATATCATATAAATGTTAAAGGAAGGAGACCAACTTAACATAAGAAAACTATTATAAATTTAAATCATATAAGACTTTGTACCTGGAGCCAAACAGGTAGAATAATTGCAGTCTGCCGTAATTACCTTAAAAGATAAGAATGAGTACATCTTCGTATCACGGATGATTGCTCTTTTTAGATATACAATAAAAAATTACGAATTTGGATAAAATAGAAACTATAATCTCCACGCTGGAGCCAGGTAGGTTATATTTCCAAACATGTAAGTTTTGTTGCATAAAGTTTGTTATTCTACAATAGCAAACTATATGATTTACCTGTGATTAAAAAGGTTATAATTAAAGAGCAATACTTGTAGTTTTAGCACACAGCATGTATAGTTGCCACTAAATCAAACAGAAATTACAGAATTTTCTGGGTTTGTAAAGTTTGGGTTTTTTATGAGCTTTTAGTTATTAGGGATTTTATTTTGGTGAGAGCTATTGATTTTATGAATTGTATCTCACGGCTTATCCAACATATATATTTGAGTTACAGCTACATACATTATCATGATTTTTCACTGAAATCACATATGTAACTTGAAGAACATGTAAACATAGACTTCGAATTTAGATCAGGTGTTGACGGGGAACAGGGAACTTCTAATATTTTTTCTTGACACTTGATAACCTGCAACCCAATACTCCGGTAATcactttatcaacattttttCCGCGAACTTGACAATTATTGACTACAGTTGCCACAGAGATAACAACGTCAGAGAGAGCAAGAGTAGAGTATTAGATCACCaaaaatttagcaaaaaaaacaCTTTTTTGACTGTTTTCTGCTTTCATTGTCCGACGTAAAAGAATGAGGAACTTGAAGTGAACTTTGTGACGGACTACTCAAATTTGGATGGACATAAGGTAGATTTGGAATTCCATTTTCCTCATAACTCAAATCACCGCAACTGGTCTTGTTGATTTGACCCACACATCTGCAAACAATTGATGCAGCAATCAGTAAATATTTTACACTATGGATAGCGTTTTCATTACTAGAAAATCAATATAACATACCTTTTAACACCATCCAGCAGTTCTTAGTTGTTTGGATCATGCTTCAACCCTGCTCAATATGTTTATAAAGATTTGTTATAATCTTTCATGAGAAACTGGACAACACTTCTTCTGGTATATCCCTTGGCAAAGGTGTTATGAATATAAGTACTATCACTACAGTATAAATGCAGTCTGGTAGTAGTACAGGAATTGATGTCAGGAGTAAAGGGCTTTTATGTCTTTTAGCTGGAGTTAGTTAGAGGATGTATGTGCCTATAAATACATGTTTGTTACTGAATGTTCTTATGTTGAATATATGAAAAGGAATCTATTTCCACcaatctctttctctctctataaCTGCTTTCTCTCTCTAGGGTTTCTATCTCAATTCTCTCTCTAAACTCTGTCTCTCTCTCAATTCTGATCTAAATCTCTCTGTTTCTCTTCTAATCTCTCTCTGATTCTCTCTGATTCTCTCTGATCTGTTCTATAATCTCTAATTCTGGCTGTTTACTTACATTTCTGCACTCATAAACCAGAAAATACTAAAAACATCCCTAAAAATACAAGTAAACCATgacaaattggtatcagagctctaaATCTAAATCAGCCACTGCTTCAAACATGTTGAGCACTCAATTCCGAGCAGATCGAGCCTAGGTACTCAGTAATCGCAGCTCAAAGTTCAGAACTTGAATTTTGCACTCAATCCAGGTGTATTTCAATCTCTACTTACAGATCTGTTCTTAAGAGAAAATATAAGTGTTAGTTTCTGATTGATTTTGCTTATTGATGTGAGATTAGAACTAGCTAGTATCAATTGTGATTGATATTGAAGAGATTACAGAATCATTAGGTTAAAAAAAAAACTATTCCTTATGTTACTGTTGTATTGAAGGCTGAAGCAACTTTAGGCTAGTACTTGTAGTGGCTGTAGTTTTGTTATTGTCAGTATTGGAGAATATTGATTGCTATTGTAAAGGAATTAAGGATGACTTACAACACTAGAAGTGCTAAGTAAGCTGAATCATCTCAGCAAGCTTCTCTTAGAAATCAGCAGGGGGTAATAGGTGCTAAAGAAAGTTCAGATGACAGAATTGTAAGGTTGCAAGCAGCAGTTGAGATGTTAGTTTCAGGAATGCAAGGAGCTATGACACAACAGCTTCATAATTCAGATCTATCATCAGAGGATGATGTTGAGACTCCAAAACCAGAGAAGAAGAAAGGAATGTTTAAGGATCCAGCACATGCTGCTTTTGAAAGGAATAGGAAGGGCCAACAGTTGGAATTTAGGTCTGTAGAGGAGGAATTTGAGGATCTGGAACTAAGGATAGACAAGAAGGAGTTTCAGAGTTTGAAGCACTTGAAATTGAGCTTTCCTGTATATAAAGAGGGTAGTGATACTGTGGAATGTTTGAGAGATTATGAAGAATATTTCACAATTTTTGAAGTAAGTGATAAGAGAAGAGCAGCTATTGCTGCCATGCATTTGACAGGAGTTCCAAGATCCTGGTATAAGTCATTCATGATTGGTAGACAAAATGCAACATGGAAACAGTTCACTCAGGCCTTCCTAGCTAGATTTGGAGAGGTTGATACTGAATTAGTATTTGACAAATTTAAGAAGTTGCAACAGACTTCTACAGTAGAGGTTTACTTTGATGAATTTGAGAAGTGTAGAGGACAGATACTTTTGAAGATTCCTGGTCTCACATCTGAATATTTTTTGGAAAATTTTATTGGAGTTCTGCAAGCAGATATTAGAGGAATGATAAGGCTATTGGAACCTACTACCCTGGAACAAGCATTGAAGTTAGCCAGGTTCTATGAGCAAACTCTCAACACTCAATCCAAGAAAAACACTAGTTACAGTGGATTCTCTAAGATTTCCAATAGTTTGGGTAGTACTGTTAAACATACTTCTGGAAATAACATTTCAGTCAACAaggataatggtgcttctgtcCTAGTGAATCCTAGGCCTACTGAAATTGTCACTGCCAAACCAAGGCCACTTACATACTCTCAGAGGGAGGAAAGGAGACAAAAAGGACTTTGTTTCTATTGTGATGAGAAGTTTGTGAGGGGACATGAATGTAAGAAACCACAGGTTTTCTTAATGGTGACAGAAGAAGAAGTGTCAACTGAATATGAAGGAGAACCAAAGTTTGATGAGGCTCCAGGTGAAGAAGAGTTAGATTGGCAGGAATAGAAAATCATATTAGCAGCCCTTAATATGGAATCCAAAGATACTCAGCCTCTTAAGTTCATAGGTATGATCAAAGACAGGGAAATTGAGATTTTGATTGATGGGGGTAGCTCTAAGAATATAATTTATTCTCAAATATGTAGAGACTTAAATCTAGAGATTCAGTCTCAAGATCAGGTACAGATGCATTTGCCTAATGGAGAAGTTATCATTAGTTATGAGCAATGTCCACACTTGTAGTGGACTTGGAATGGAATAACATTCCGTACATCTGCTCAAGTGGTGGATTTGAAGGATTGAGAAATGATTTTGGGGGTGGAATGATTGTCAACACTAGGCGACTTCAACTGTAATTACAAACAGCATACTATGCAGTTTCAGTGGCAAGGACAAGAGGTGAATCTACCGGGAAAAGAAGAAAATTCATTAGAAGCAAGCTTAAACTCTCATATATCAGTGGTGCCTCCTCTGTGGATGGAGCAGATCATAGAAAGTTATTATGGAGATGTGCAACTTCAGGATTTAATCACCGAGTGTACAATTACTAAACAAGGTCCACAAGAATATTATATGATGCAGGGGTTACTTCAGTATAAAGGAAAATGGGTGGTTGGTAATCAGGGAGAGTTAAGGAGACAGATTTTTGCTGAATTGCATGCAAACAGTATTGGAGGTCATTCAGGAAGGCAAGCTACTCTCAAGAGAATAAGGAACTATTTTTATTGGCCTACCATCAATCAAAATGTTGGCCAATGGATAAGGGAGTGTCCTGTCTGTCAGCAAACTAAATAAGAAACAGTCAAAAGCCCAGGGTTGTTGCAGCCTTTATGTATTCCCCAAGAACCATGGAGGGATATAGCTATGGATTTTATTACAGGGCTTCCAAAATCTAAAGGCTATGAGGTGATATGGGTGATTGTTGATAGGTTCAGTAGATACAGTCATTTTATGGCCTTGTCTCATCCTATATCAGCAAAGAACTTGGCTGCAATTTTCTTTGAACATATCTATAGGTTACATGGGATGCCTGAGTCCATTGTAAGTGAAAGGGACAGCCTATTCCTTAGTGAGTTCTGGCAAACTCTCTTTAAACTGTCTGGTACAAGGCTGCATCTCAGTACTGCATATCATCCCCAATCAGATGGCAGTACTGAAAGGGTTAATCAGTGTTTGGAACAATATCTTAGGGGTATGACTAACCAGTCTCCTAAGGAGTGGGCAAATTGGTTAGCCTCAGCTGAGTGGTGGTACAACACTACATTTCACACTGCACTTCACACCACTCCATACCAAGTTGTGTATGGAAGTAAGCCAAGGCACTTAGCATGGCAGACCAGAGATCAAACTAATCTGCATAGTCTGGAGGAGTTCTTGAAAGCTAAACAGCTACAATGGAGCTGCTTAAAGGAATTATTGGAGGCAACACAAGTCGGAATGAAGCATTATGCTGATTCCAAGAGGTCTGAGAGATCCTTTCAATCAGGAGATTGGGTTTATTTGAAGTTACAACCCTATAGGCAAGTGACAGTGGCCATCAGGAAAACTTGAAGTTAGCAGCTAAATTCTTTGGTCCTTATGAAATTGAGGAAAAAGTGAGAACTGTTGCTTACAAGCTGAAATTACCAGCTACTTCTAGGGTTCACCCTGTTTTCCATGTATCTCAGCTGAAAAAAGCTATTGGGCAGAGAAAGGTTCTACAGCAACTTTCTCAAGTGTCTGAGCAAGGCACCTTTGAGCTAGTTCCTTTGAGTCAATTGGACACTAGACAAATTCTGAGAAATGCTAAGGTGGTTTATCAGTTGCTTATACAGTGGAGAGGTTGTAGTGTGGATGAAGCTACCTGGGAGGACGAGGACTTAATCAAGACTAGTTTTCCAGCTTTCTGTCAACCATGAGGACCTGGTTGCATTTAAGGGGGAAGGGTTGTTATGAATATAAATACTATCAGTACAGTATAAATGCAGTCTAGTAGTAGTACAGGAATTGGTGTTAGGAGTAAAGGGCTTTTATGTCTTTTAGCTGAGTTAGTTAGAGGATGTATATGCCTATAAATACCTGTTTGTTACTGAATGTTCTTATGTTGAATATATGAAAAGGAATCTATTTCCACcaatctctttctctctctataaCTGCTTTCTCTCTCTAGGATTTCTATCTCAATTCTCTCTCTAAACTCTGTCTCTCTCTCAATTCTGATCTAAATCTCCCTATTTCTCTTCTAATCTCTCTCTGATTCTCTCTGATCTGTTCTATAATCTCTAATTCTAGCTGTTTACTTACATTTCTGTACTTATAAACCAGAAAATACCAAAAACATAcaaaaaaccctaaaaatacaaGTAAACCATGACAAAAGGTGGGATCGAGATCAATACACTTTTCTGCATCTTTCAACCCCTCCAGCATTGCACCTGGTTTTGTGAGCAAGCTGCTCTGTTGCTGTATGCCTGCAGTAATGAGTAACAAGTTTTTGTTAACTGCCTAATGTATATCAAAATGATTTCATAAAATCTATATGAAAACAATTTATTAATAACATTAATTATTAAAAACCTTATGATCCTTTGGATTTCTTCTCAAATATTATATTTTCTGCTTAACTGCTTCAGGATACTTATCCAGTTTAAAAAATTCATTGCCTGGTCAGAGAGGTAGATCCACCAACCACTCATGAAGCAGAGCATATTTCATTAGTGCATTATATGGGAAACTAAACGTAAAAAGAAACACAATAATACAGTACCTTCCTCGCGCTCCTCGTCCGCTATTTCCGGATAAAATATTCCTGTTGTTCCAGatctttctttgctttctcgGCATAGTTGAGCTTCTTTAGCGTATCCGGGTTAGGATACTCTGCCAAAGCTGTCTGAAATATCTCAATAGCAGGTTTATAGTCCTTGGAGCATTTAGCCATTTTCACCAAAGCAGTTCCTTTCCTCGTCAAAGCTTTTGCAACCATCTTGAAATATGATCTGAGTTCTCTTCCTCTTTTAACAGCTTTTTCACAATCTTTAATGCACTCCTCAAACTGGTGGAATAATATCAGATGCAGGTTTTAAAAGATATGATGATATAGGGATCAGGGTGCAGGAGATATAGTATTTAAGGAGATACGACATATcttaatatataaatatcacTAATATTAAAAATTTACAGAAAAAACTCCAAATCTAAAATTTATCCGATATCCAAACAACACCCAAATCtctatttattcaaaaatatctAAACTTTACTTACCAAATCAAAAACATGAGGCCGTGAAGTAAGTCCATTAATCTTCACATTCATCAGAGTTACACCTACAAAACAAATCCCCAACACAAATACATATATTTCCTGTCTCAACTCTCACCAATTCTCATAAAAATCAAATTAAAGTAATTATGGAAAACTTTATTCAAACACCTTTTATGCATAGATCTAACACAAAATACAAACTTCACAATATTCTGATTTAATGCAAGCTTCATAATATTCTGGTTTAACTACAGTTCTAATCACAAGGTCAAAAAGAGAGAACATTTATAATTTCCAAATCCACAGATAAATCTAATAATCAGTGCAGCTTAAGACTAAATTGAAATTCTGTAACCATGAAGAAAATACAGAAAGGAAAAAACAAATAGGCTCTCAGCTATCTACTCATCCGTGCCCTCGGTATTTGCTCCCTTACAATTCCCTCCTCTGAAACTCGCTTAAACCCTTTCCGCTTCCAATTACACCAACCTTTCCAAAAGGATCATCTGGTGATTTGAAAATGCGCTCTTTGTTCCACCCTGAGAAGACACCAATCTagcaaaaaataaataaaattgagTGCAAGATTTGAGATCTAGATATTGAGATACATAAATAAAAAAACTTTAAATAACTAAAAAACTTTAAATTGATACATACATGTATAAACCAAACGTACCTAGTATAACCCGCTTAGAGCGGGGTCTGTGAAGGGTAAAATGTATATAATGCCACATTCAAACCCTGAATTTAGAAAACCAATACATATATAACCCTAATACTAAAACACAAAAGAAACTTTTaaattgaataaaaaaaatattacagGAGTTATGTGTCCCAAAAAATTTATGGAGACATGACTTCAGAAAGAGAAAATGTCCTAAATACCCGATTATGAGATCATGTGGTCCTATTTATGGATGTGTGGCCCTTTCTACCCCCGTTCCGTATCTCAAATAGGAAAATTAGATTGTAGGTATACAAACAGTCGAACAAGATGAGCTCATATAGATATTTCTATGAAGGTACAAAATTCTATGTATATAACAGTACGTGGGTGGATTTTGTTGGGATGTACGATGATATTGGATATATGGGGGAACTAACAGTGATGGACAGTGGTGGGTGGCAACAGAAGTGCAGGAAAGAGGGAAAGTGGAAAACACCAAGGAAAGAAGACACCACGATAAATTTTTACCTGTATTTGTTTTTACCCGCCAGTTGATGGCAACACCCTGCTGCGGTGCTGTGTATTAACTACTAATACGGAATACTGTGTATTGTATCAATCTGATTCCGAAGAAGGTATCACGTATTCTGGTGACGGAGAGAGTGGGATTACGTAATATGTTAACACGGAGCACGATTAAGCGTAGGCATATCGGGCCTTATTTTATGGGGTATTTTGAGCAACTTCGTATTAGAAAGGGTTAAATAGGGCCATCACCCCTTCAGAAAATCAAAGTGTGACCAACAAATTGTTGGTTTTTCAAGCGGCAATCAAAGAGCAGCAATTAGCTACGACCATATATCCTAGTTTTCAAGATCTAGAAGAATATAGAAGGGATATCGAAGACCTCTGTACACTTTTACTGGATGCATTGAATATAGCAATACATAAATATGGGCAATACAAAAATGGTTGAAACATAAATAATCAAAATACAATACACGAGAGAGCCATTTTCATTTGAAGCAAAAAAATTTGTTGATCTTAAAATCCCTAACATTGTTACTATTGTATATGGGAGATACTGAACAAAGAGACAAAAAACTATTGACCTGTTATGGAAGACTTCAAAAATCCAGGAAAGTTTCTGCGTTCCCCATTGGTTAGTGGAGGAAaataaaggtgtgagtatttaaaAATTTGTAACTCGCCTTTCTCAGAAAAAGGGTGTAACAAACTATTATAAATTGATGGAAATGAGTAGGTACTTACAAATTTATTGCACATAAATGCAAAATGTTTACCTTCTATTATGGTAGCAAAATACCTAGTTCTGTTAGGTATCAGACTTTAAACAATTGTAAGAAACATAATTAGTCAGGCCGAATATGATTAGAAAAATATGTTAAAATGGATCTGTGATATTTGCTGTGCCAATATTCAGCCGAGATCTAACCATTGTCCTACATCAGACGCTTATATCAAGAAATATATTTCAGCAATCatgaaaaaagaaattgaagagCATTGTAAATAATCTGCTTGGGACATTTCAACTCCACAGCCCTCCATAGACTAAACAGTAACAAGTATTCATCAGGAGCAAAGAGTACATCAAAGAAGACTAAAAATTATAAATAGATAAGAACAAATTGTAGGTAAGCTTGTAAGTTATAATATGTTCATAGGCCCTGCACCTACAAGCAAACCCATCATAGTTAACCTTATATGTAATCCTTCTTGTCCTTGGTTTAGTCGTATCTCAGCTGATCTTGGTAATTAGGAAAACGTGTTTCCCCAACCAGAATTTCAAATCACGCATTCTTAAGGTGCAGGTAGAGCAAaagaaattattttttttaacaatAAACTTATGTCAAGTCCATACACACAGTTGTTACTAATTAATTAAAAACAAATAAACTATGTCTGTTATGCAAACACACATCAATAATGCCACCAAACTGAACTTTGAACATAAAAGTAATGAAACAGTTAAGATTTCTTTTACCAGAAAGAGGCAGTGTTTACACAGGCCAGAGATTCATTGTAGTCAATGGCACTATTAATTTCCCATCTCCAATGCCGAGGATTATCAGCTCGGCGGAAGTTGTGTACCTCTTTCCAACTTTGATCAACAAGATTGTAGACTATGACCTTCCCCGGAACTTCCAGTACCAAGACAGAATCCTCGTCAAAGTCTTCTCTACTTCTGACCAGAGAGAGAATGGAGAACGCGTATTCATCAACATATGTATAcatattgcttctcatctgtgGAAGGTCTTTTGAAAGTTGATAAAGATCAACCTTGAACTTGAGAAACCATCCCGTGTGATCAGGGTTAAGTTGGTACACATCCAATGAAGAGGCAGCACAAGCAAAAACCTCGGCAATATGCAAATGACCAGCAGACTCCCCAAAATAAAAACTCCTTCTAATAAAGCTGGAGACCTTTTCCGGAGGTCTTGGCAATGTTGTTAAAGTGTCCTCATCCACATTGTAAGACAAGACTAGCTTATCAACTTTTGAAGTGGTTATCCAGTAAATGGAGCCTTTGAAGTAAGCAAAATTAAACATAGCTAAATAAACAGGCGGAATAAAAGACCCTAGTGCAGAAGTCTTCCAAGTCTTAGTTTGGGAGTAATAAATCACGAAGCGCCTGCTGTGTGGACACATATGTGGTGAATGAATACAAAAAACAATTTTATAGTAAGGGGACTTTGAAGGATCAAAAACTAAAACTGAAGCATGAATGGTTACACGGTTACTCCAATTTATAGGAATAGTAGCTAGTTGATTGGTAGTAGGATTATAAACATAATAATGAAACAGAGGACGAGGTACATGGGTAACAACAATCCCCGTACGACACAACAGTAAGCCATGGCAAGACTGCAACATAAGCACTTTGTTAGGATCAAAAGTGTCATGCGAAAAGGAGGTGTATCTAAAAGGATTCTTGTGGGATTGATCACTTTCACCATTTAAATTTATCAACACCATGTGTTTATCCATCTTATTAAGTAAAACCTCGG
Encoded here:
- the LOC141664240 gene encoding uncharacterized protein LOC141664240 — protein: MYSFLSFKVITADCNYSTCLAPGAFGRCWNRKIKPRFVFQFIEFQIHGPIPGGSSGVTAGSATSVPTSSLPAATIPVALAPASGGTPNASKKSGVAPVKINIDTQSGSNYDEQKGTGGPSYDT
- the LOC141664239 gene encoding F-box protein At5g07610-like isoform X3, which codes for MMEEEMKQFASLCLSSKSTSAEVVISNYDLLSEILSYVPVKRLICFKSVSKQWLSLISSARFAMLHYRQCRCTSRTSAVFLESEVLLNKMDKHMVLINLNGESDQSHKNPFRYTSFSHDTFDPNKVLMLQSCHGLLLCRTGIVVTHVPRPLFHYYVYNPTTNQLATIPINWSNRVTIHASVLVFDPSKSPYYKIVFCIHSPHMCPHSRRFVIYYSQTKTWKTSALGSFIPPVYLAMFNFAYFKGSIYWITTSKVDKLVLSYNVDEDTLTTLPRPPEKVSSFIRRSFYFGESAGHLHIAEVFACAASSLDVYQLNPDHTGWFLKFKVDLYQLSKDLPQMRSNMYTYVDEYAFSILSLVRSREDFDEDSVLVLEVPGKVIVYNLVDQSWKEVHNFRRADNPRHWRWEINSAIDYNESLACVNTASF
- the LOC141664239 gene encoding F-box protein At5g07610-like isoform X1, whose amino-acid sequence is MMEEEMKQFASLCLSSKSTSAEVVISNYDLLSEILSYVPVKRLICFKSVSKQWLSLISSARFAMLHYRQCRCTSRTSAVFLESEVLLNKMDKHMVLINLNGESDQSHKNPFRYTSFSHDTFDPNKVLMLQSCHGLLLCRTGIVVTHVPRPLFHYYVYNPTTNQLATIPINWSNRVTIHASVLVFDPSKSPYYKIVFCIHSPHMCPHSRRFVIYYSQTKTWKTSALGSFIPPVYLAMFNFAYFKGSIYWITTSKVDKLVLSYNVDEDTLTTLPRPPEKVSSFIRRSFYFGESAGHLHIAEVFACAASSLDVYQLNPDHTGWFLKFKVDLYQLSKDLPQMRSNMYTYVDEYAFSILSLVRSREDFDEDSVLVLEVPGKVIVYNLVDQSWKEVHNFRRADNPRHWRWEINSAIDYNESLACVNTASFWV
- the LOC141664239 gene encoding F-box protein At5g07610-like isoform X2, producing the protein MMEEEMKQFASLCLSSKSTSAEVVISNYDLLSEILSYVPVKRLICFKSVSKQWLSLISSARFAMLHYRQCRCTSRTSAVFLESEVLLNKMDKHMVLINLNGESDQSHKNPFRYTSFSHDTFDPNKVLMLQSCHGLLLCRTGIVVTHVPRPLFHYYVYNPTTNQLATIPINWSNRVTIHASVLVFDPSKSPYYKIVFCIHSPHMCPHSRRFVIYYSQTKTWKTSALGSFIPPVYLAMFNFAYFKGSIYWITTSKVDKLVLSYNVDEDTLTTLPRPPEKVSSFIRRSFYFGESAGHLHIAEVFACAASSLDVYQLNPDHTGWFLKFKVDLYQLSKDLPQMRSNMYTYVDEYAFSILSLVRSREDFDEDSVLVLEVPGKVIVYNLVDQSWKEVHNFRRADNPRHWRWEINSAIDYNESLACVNTASFW